In the Flavobacterium sp. 90 genome, GAGGGCCCAGAGATGAATTTGCGAAAACAATCGTGTTTTTATTAGGATTACATGGGATATTTGGCGCATTAATTTCAACATTGACAATATTTTCGGGACTTTCACAAATTCCTTTTTTTGTTTTTAGTTTATACTCTCCCGCCATAGAAGGTATGACATTACTAATGATTGGATTTTGTAAATTGGAATGAAAGTTATTAGGACCTGACCAATTATAGCTTACATCTGAAGAGTAAGCAGAAGTGGCATTCAATAATAATGTTCCTCCCGGGACTAACGGAGAATTACTGGTGGTTAAGTTTGCTGGAAGATAACATGTAACTGCTTCGTTTGTTGAGCAGCTAAATAGGGAAATACTGCAAACAATTGGCAATAGAAAAAGTAATGTTTTTTTCATAAAATAACATTTGATTTGGTTAAAAAAAATGCTAAAGTATAGTATATTATTAAGGTTTTTACTAATTTTTTTAAGTTAAATAAATGATTATTATATTGAATTAAAGCTAATTATCTCATACAGTTCTGTTTGACTAACCAAATGTTTTTTTGCTTTTTTATATTTGTAAATTAAAGAATAATCGATCATGGCAAAAGGACCTGAAAAAAACACCAAAAACAAAGCTTTGCATACTAAATTGCTCAATAAGAAAAAGGCTAAAATTCAAGCCGAAAAAAAAGAACATGCATTGCGATTGAAAGCTTTGGTTGCAAAAATGAATGAGCAAAAGAAGAATGACGCTTCTGATAATATTTAAATCAGATTGTGTTTTTTTTCTGTTTTAATTTAGCTGAAATTTGCAAAACAATCTCAAAACAAAAACAAGATGGAGGAATTTGGTAGAATAATAGTTTCTGAAACGGCAATGAATAGTGAAAACCTTCACGATGTGATTCATTCCAATATTTCGGTAATCAATTTAATGCGTGAAGAAGGTGTCGACGACGAATTTATTCACGAAGATGCTTTGATGAGTTACTATCTTGATTATTACTATTCGCAATATGCCGAAGGAAATTTTGCTCAGTTTGTCTATAAATCTGGTTGGAATAAAGAGTTGAACGAACTTATCGAAGAAGGTTTGGCATTGATTGGTGCCGAAAAACATTTGGAATTGTTTCAGCAACAAAGCAAAAAAGTCAAATTGATGAGCAGCGTAAAGCTGAATAAATTCGTAAGCGGAAAATTAGAAGGCGTAAACCCAACACGTGATTTATTGCAAAACGATACTTTTTTTGAACTTGAAGAAAATCTGGTTACACTAAATGCTAATTTCTTGAAAAATCACCCTGATTTCGAAGTGCTTTCTGTAGACGATATGTTTGCTACTTTGGAGGAATATGTGGGGCATGAGATAAAGAGAGGTTAGTTTTTTTAAAGGTTCAAAGGTTTAGAGGGACATAGGTTCAAAGGTTTTTTACCGCAAAGATTCGCTAAGATTTTAATCGCAATTTTATTTGACGCAAAGCTTTGCGAACTTTTTTTATTGTCTTTCAAAAAACTATAACAAAAAACTTTGCGCACTTTGCGGTAAAATGGCAAAGTATATTCAAGAGTCACATAGGTTCAAAGGTTTTTTTACCGCAAAGTCCGCAAAGGTTTTTCGCAAAGATTCGCAAAGGTTTTTTAGAAAGAAGCTTCGGCTCGATTTATATTGTAGGAATGGATTTTAATCCATTCTAAGGTTTTTGCAAAGATTTTGTTTCACGCAGATTTTGAAAAAAATTAAGCAGATTTAAAAAATCATTTTAATCATTATAATCTGTGGCTTTAAAATAAGCTTTGCGACTTCGTGTCTTTGCGAGACTTCGACTTCGCTCAGCCAGACAGTTTTGTTAAAACCTTAGCGAATCTTTGTGAAATCATCGTGTAGGTTTCTGAAATAACTTCATTAATTTAGCCTTTAATGATTTAGCGGTTTAAAAAATCAAAAATGAGATATAGATACTTCCCGATATTGTTTCTTCTTTTTCTTCAATTAGGATTTTCTCAAAATAAAATACATCTGTTTTCAGAAATCAATTATAATTCTATTCCTTCGGTATCATTAAGCGATTACAAATCAGTTCAGGAACGTGATAAAAGATTTCAGAATCCTAATATTGCTCTTGGAATTGGTATTTCGGGCGGAGGTTCGCGAGCGCAGTTTTTTAGTATGGGCGTTCTTTTAGGATTAGAAGAAATCAAGGAAAGTGACGGTCAGCGAAATTTTCTGAACGAGATCGACTATTATTCGGCGGTTTCAGGTGGATGTTTTTCGGCGGGATATTATTTGACTATTCTAAAAAATAAATTGTTTTATGACAATTGTACTTTCAATGAATTCTACTTTTCTAAAGCAGATGCGTATAAAGATTACGTAGATAAATCGGCTAATATTTTATCACTTCTAAACAATAGCCGAAACGAAAAAGGCGATAAAATATCGATGACGCAACGAATTGATTCAGATATTTTGCAATACGATGCGAGCGATCCAAATAATACCAACAAGTTTGGAACTCAAATGTTATTGTCGGATTTCTTTGTTTCAAAAGACAGCAAGCAAATTCCTTCTTTACCTATGTTTGTAGCAAATGGAACTGCTTTTAATAATGGCGAACGTATTCCGTTTATGCCACATATTATTCGAGGACTAAATCTGAATTCGTCTTTGGCGCCCAATAAGGCAGATATTGCATTAAATGAAAATAAGATAAATGACGGATATAATTTTCCGGTTACATATGCTATTACAGCAAGTTCCGCCTTTCCGGGAGTTCTTCCAAAAGTGAAATTCGGAGTAAAAAATAAAGACAAAATATTATGTATTGTCGATGGTGGAGCCTCAGACAATACGGGTTATAAAACCTTAGTCGAATTACTTCATAATGATACCAAAGTTGATGACAAGAATAAAAAAGCAGTTTTTATTGATTGTTTGGGACCAGGAAAAAAAGAACCTTATGTAAACGATGCCAAAATCAGGCTGATTTCGTTGTTTGAAACCGCATCTTTATATACGGTTCAAACGCGATATATGACTTTTGATAAAGATGTCGAAAATACTTTTGAGCGTTATAAAATACCTGTTACAAATTATCAAATTATTGGTTTTACTACGATTCGGGATCATTTATTAAAATTAGATAAAGATCAGTCTTATGAAGATTTAGTAATCGAACTAAAAAATACCAATGACGACTCGAGCAGTTGGTCAAAATTATATGCTAATTTCAAGCAAGAACTGCTGGGTAAATTTGGCGAAGACGCCTTTAAAAAAGATAAAGACGGCGAAGTAATCGTTGCCACATTAGATAAAGAAAAATTTAGTGAATTGTCACCAAGACAAATTTTACTTTTATATGAATATGCATCTCATGTCGAAACCAAATTAAGAATTACGCCCGAAGAAAGAGAAATGTTATTGCTTTCCGGACGTTTTGCAACATATTTAAAAACCGCAGAATTAAGAGAATTATTGGTTGAGCATAAATAAACCTTTGCTAAATGACTTTTTTGTGGAATATCTTTGTCTTCAACGGATTAAAATCCGTTGCTACAAAATGAATCGTCCCTCTGGAACTTTGTCAAAAAGAGCCGTTGGTTCGGTTTATATTTTAGGGATGGATTTTAATCTGTCCAACGTTATGTGAATTTCCATAAAGCTTTGTAGAATTTTTTGCGTATCTCTGTGTAATCTTCGCGCATCTTCATAGAATAATCTTCAAAATCGTTTTTCCTCATAAACTTTGGGTTATTCTTATGAAACATTTCCTTAAATTTGCTTCCTTTATATAAAAAATACAATAGTTATAAAAATCAAGCTATGTTACAAATCGCATTTATTAGAGAGAATCAGGAGAAAGTAATCAAGGCTTTAGCAAAACGAAATATCGATGCTAAAAGCGTTGTTGAAGAAGTGGTGCAACTAGACGAAAACCGTCGTGCAACTCAAGTTGAATTAGATAACACTTTAGCCGAATCTAATAAATTGTCCAAAGATATAGGCGAATTAATGAAAGCGGGTGAGAAATCTAAAGCCGCAATCTTAAAAGAAAAAACCGTTTCATTAAAAGAAAAAAGTAAAGAATTGGGCGAAAAAGCAGAAGCTTTGGCTGTCGAATTAACCAATAAATTATACACGTTACCAAATCTTCCGGCAGATATTGTTCCTGAAGGAAAAACTCCAGATGACAATTTGAATGTTTTCGAAGAAGGAGATATTCCGGTTTTGCATGCAGACGCACAGCCGCACTGGGAATTGGTAAAGAAATATGATATCATCGATTTTGAATTGGGTGTAAAAATTACAGGCGCAGGATTTCCGGTTTATAAAGGAAAAGGAGCTCGTTTGCAACGTGCCTTAATCAATTACTTTTTAGATAAAAATACTGCTGCAGGATATAATGAAGTACAGGTTCCGCATTTGGTAAACGAGGCTTCAGGATACGGAACAGGACAATTGCCGGACAAAGAAGGACAAATGTATCACTC is a window encoding:
- a CDS encoding DUF4375 domain-containing protein; this translates as MEEFGRIIVSETAMNSENLHDVIHSNISVINLMREEGVDDEFIHEDALMSYYLDYYYSQYAEGNFAQFVYKSGWNKELNELIEEGLALIGAEKHLELFQQQSKKVKLMSSVKLNKFVSGKLEGVNPTRDLLQNDTFFELEENLVTLNANFLKNHPDFEVLSVDDMFATLEEYVGHEIKRG
- a CDS encoding patatin-like phospholipase family protein; protein product: MRYRYFPILFLLFLQLGFSQNKIHLFSEINYNSIPSVSLSDYKSVQERDKRFQNPNIALGIGISGGGSRAQFFSMGVLLGLEEIKESDGQRNFLNEIDYYSAVSGGCFSAGYYLTILKNKLFYDNCTFNEFYFSKADAYKDYVDKSANILSLLNNSRNEKGDKISMTQRIDSDILQYDASDPNNTNKFGTQMLLSDFFVSKDSKQIPSLPMFVANGTAFNNGERIPFMPHIIRGLNLNSSLAPNKADIALNENKINDGYNFPVTYAITASSAFPGVLPKVKFGVKNKDKILCIVDGGASDNTGYKTLVELLHNDTKVDDKNKKAVFIDCLGPGKKEPYVNDAKIRLISLFETASLYTVQTRYMTFDKDVENTFERYKIPVTNYQIIGFTTIRDHLLKLDKDQSYEDLVIELKNTNDDSSSWSKLYANFKQELLGKFGEDAFKKDKDGEVIVATLDKEKFSELSPRQILLLYEYASHVETKLRITPEEREMLLLSGRFATYLKTAELRELLVEHK
- the serS gene encoding serine--tRNA ligase yields the protein MLQIAFIRENQEKVIKALAKRNIDAKSVVEEVVQLDENRRATQVELDNTLAESNKLSKDIGELMKAGEKSKAAILKEKTVSLKEKSKELGEKAEALAVELTNKLYTLPNLPADIVPEGKTPDDNLNVFEEGDIPVLHADAQPHWELVKKYDIIDFELGVKITGAGFPVYKGKGARLQRALINYFLDKNTAAGYNEVQVPHLVNEASGYGTGQLPDKEGQMYHSTIDDLYLIPTAEVPVTNLFRDVILNESELPVLHTAYTPCFRREAGSYGAHVRGLNRLHQFDKVEIVRVEHPDKSYEALDGMVEHVKDILKELKLPYRVLRLCGGDMGFTSALTYDFEVFSTAQDRWLEISSVSNFETFQANRLKLRFKDKDGKNQLAHTLNGSSLALPRVLAGILENYQTPEGIVIPEVLRPYCGFDIIN